One Symphalangus syndactylus isolate Jambi chromosome 9, NHGRI_mSymSyn1-v2.1_pri, whole genome shotgun sequence DNA segment encodes these proteins:
- the DCAF11 gene encoding DDB1- and CUL4-associated factor 11 isoform X6: MGSRNSSSAGSGSGDPSEGLPRRGAGLRRSEEEEEEDEDVDLAQVLAYLLRRPSWTQRKRMTELGMVVLGIDTTHLWMLPLTPGSWNAMRSRHKWNWPQGSWGLGGPPRSTAFLECCTSFLPNDLGFTDSYSQKAFCGIYSKDGQIFMSACQDQTIRLYDCRYGRFRKFKSIKARDVGWSVLDVAFTPDGNHFLYSSWSDYIHICNIYGEGDTHTALDLRPDERRFAVFSIAVSSDGREVLGGANDGCLYVFDREQNRRTLQIESHEDDVNAVAFADISSQILFSGGDDAICKVWDRRTMREDDPKPVGALAGHQDGITFIDSKGDARYLISNSKDQTIKLWDIRRFSSREGMEASRQAATQQNWDYRWQQVPKKAWRKLKLPGDSSLMTYRGHGVLHTLIRCRFSPIHSTGQQFIYSGCSTGKVVVYDLLSGHIVKKLTNHKACVRDVSWHPFEEKIVSSSWDGNLRLWQYRQAEYFQDDMPESEECASAPAPVPQSSTAFSSPQ; this comes from the exons ATGGGATCACGGAACAGCAGCAGTGCAGGATCCGGGTCCGGAGACCCCTCCGAGGGCTTGCCCCGAAGAGGGGCTGGCCTGCGTCGgagtgaggaagaggaagaagaggatgaaGATGTGGATCTGGCCCAGGTACTGGCCTATCTCCTCCGCAG GCCCTCTTGGACTCAGAGGAAGAGAATGACAGAGCTTGGGATGGTCGTCTTGGGGATCGATACAACCCACCTG TGGATGCTACCCCTGACACCCGGGagctggaatgcaatgagatCAAGACACAAGTGGAACTGGCCACAGGGCAGCTGGGGCTTAGGCGGGCCGCCCAGAAGCACAGCTTTCCTGGAATGTTGCACCAG cTTCTTGCCCAATGATCTGGGCTTCACTGATAGCTACTCTCAGAAGGCTTTCTGTGGCATCTACAGCAAAGATGGTCAAATATTCATGTCTGCTTGCCAAG ACCAGACAATCCGACTGTATGACTGCCGGTATGGCCGTTTCCGTAAATTCAAGAGCATCAAGGCCCGCGATGTAGGCTGGAGCGTCTTGGATGTGGCCTTCACCCCTGATGGGAACCACTTCCTCTACTCCAGCTGGTCTGATTACA TTCATATCTGCAATATCTATGGTGAGGGAGATACACACACTGCCCTGGATCTCAG GCCAGATGAGCGTCGCTTTGCTGTCTTCTCCATTGCTGTCTCCTCAGATGGACGAGAAGTACTAGGAGG GGCCAATGATGGCTGCCTATATGTCTTTGACCGAGAACAGAACCGGCGCACCCTTCAG ATTGAGTCCCATGAGGATGATGTGAATGCAGTGGCCTTTGCTGATATAAGCTCCCAAATCCTGTTCTCTGGGGGAGACGATGCCATCTGCAAAGTGTGGGATCGACGCACCATGCGGGAGGATGACCCCAAGCCTGTGGGTGCACTGGCTGGACACCAAGATGGCATCACCTTCATTGACAGCAAG GGTGATGCCCGGTATCTGATCTCCAACTCTAAAGACCAGACCATCAAACTCTGGGATATCCGACGCTTTTCCAGCCGGGAAGGCATGGAAGCCTCACGCCAGGCTGCCACACAGCAAAACTGGGACTATCGCTGGCAGCAAGTGCCCAAAAAAG CCTGGCGGAAGCTGAAGCTCCCAGGGGACAGCTCCTTGATGACCTACCGGGGCCACGGAGTGCTGCACACCCTCATCCGCTGCCGGTTCTCCCCCATTCATAGCACCGGCCAGCAGTTCATCTACAGTGGCTGCTCCACTGGCAAAGTGGTTG TGTACGACCTTCTAAGTGGCCACATTGTGAAGAAGCTGACCAACCACAAGGCCTGTGTGCGTGACGTCAGTTGGCACCCCTTTGAAGAGAAGATTGTCAGCAGTTCG TGGGACGGGAACCTGCGTCTGTGGCAGTACCGCCAGGCTGAGTACTTCCAGGATGACATGCCAGAATCTGAGGAATGTGCCAGCGCCCCTGCCCCAGTGCCCCAATCCTCTACAGCCTTTTCCTCACCCCAGTAG
- the DCAF11 gene encoding DDB1- and CUL4-associated factor 11 isoform X5: MKMWIWPRGQVRLVQGGGAANLQFIQALLDSEEENDRAWDGRLGDRYNPPVDATPDTRELECNEIKTQVELATGQLGLRRAAQKHSFPGMLHQRERGLCHRGSFSLGEQSRVISHFLPNDLGFTDSYSQKAFCGIYSKDGQIFMSACQDQTIRLYDCRYGRFRKFKSIKARDVGWSVLDVAFTPDGNHFLYSSWSDYIHICNIYGEGDTHTALDLRPDERRFAVFSIAVSSDGREVLGGANDGCLYVFDREQNRRTLQIESHEDDVNAVAFADISSQILFSGGDDAICKVWDRRTMREDDPKPVGALAGHQDGITFIDSKGDARYLISNSKDQTIKLWDIRRFSSREGMEASRQAATQQNWDYRWQQVPKKGLTLHPCPAWRKLKLPGDSSLMTYRGHGVLHTLIRCRFSPIHSTGQQFIYSGCSTGKVVVYDLLSGHIVKKLTNHKACVRDVSWHPFEEKIVSSSWDGNLRLWQYRQAEYFQDDMPESEECASAPAPVPQSSTAFSSPQ; encoded by the exons atgaaGATGTGGATCTGGCCCAG AGGCCAAGTGAGGTTGGTGCAGGGAGGAGGTGCAGCAAATTTACAATTCATTCAGGCCCTCTTGGACTCAGAGGAAGAGAATGACAGAGCTTGGGATGGTCGTCTTGGGGATCGATACAACCCACCTG TGGATGCTACCCCTGACACCCGGGagctggaatgcaatgagatCAAGACACAAGTGGAACTGGCCACAGGGCAGCTGGGGCTTAGGCGGGCCGCCCAGAAGCACAGCTTTCCTGGAATGTTGCACCAG AGAGAACGGGGCCTCTGCCACCGGGGAAGCTTCTCCCTTGGAGAACAGTCTCGAGTGATATCTCA cTTCTTGCCCAATGATCTGGGCTTCACTGATAGCTACTCTCAGAAGGCTTTCTGTGGCATCTACAGCAAAGATGGTCAAATATTCATGTCTGCTTGCCAAG ACCAGACAATCCGACTGTATGACTGCCGGTATGGCCGTTTCCGTAAATTCAAGAGCATCAAGGCCCGCGATGTAGGCTGGAGCGTCTTGGATGTGGCCTTCACCCCTGATGGGAACCACTTCCTCTACTCCAGCTGGTCTGATTACA TTCATATCTGCAATATCTATGGTGAGGGAGATACACACACTGCCCTGGATCTCAG GCCAGATGAGCGTCGCTTTGCTGTCTTCTCCATTGCTGTCTCCTCAGATGGACGAGAAGTACTAGGAGG GGCCAATGATGGCTGCCTATATGTCTTTGACCGAGAACAGAACCGGCGCACCCTTCAG ATTGAGTCCCATGAGGATGATGTGAATGCAGTGGCCTTTGCTGATATAAGCTCCCAAATCCTGTTCTCTGGGGGAGACGATGCCATCTGCAAAGTGTGGGATCGACGCACCATGCGGGAGGATGACCCCAAGCCTGTGGGTGCACTGGCTGGACACCAAGATGGCATCACCTTCATTGACAGCAAG GGTGATGCCCGGTATCTGATCTCCAACTCTAAAGACCAGACCATCAAACTCTGGGATATCCGACGCTTTTCCAGCCGGGAAGGCATGGAAGCCTCACGCCAGGCTGCCACACAGCAAAACTGGGACTATCGCTGGCAGCAAGTGCCCAAAAAAG GGCTTACTCTGCATCCCTGCCCAGCCTGGCGGAAGCTGAAGCTCCCAGGGGACAGCTCCTTGATGACCTACCGGGGCCACGGAGTGCTGCACACCCTCATCCGCTGCCGGTTCTCCCCCATTCATAGCACCGGCCAGCAGTTCATCTACAGTGGCTGCTCCACTGGCAAAGTGGTTG TGTACGACCTTCTAAGTGGCCACATTGTGAAGAAGCTGACCAACCACAAGGCCTGTGTGCGTGACGTCAGTTGGCACCCCTTTGAAGAGAAGATTGTCAGCAGTTCG TGGGACGGGAACCTGCGTCTGTGGCAGTACCGCCAGGCTGAGTACTTCCAGGATGACATGCCAGAATCTGAGGAATGTGCCAGCGCCCCTGCCCCAGTGCCCCAATCCTCTACAGCCTTTTCCTCACCCCAGTAG
- the DCAF11 gene encoding DDB1- and CUL4-associated factor 11 isoform X1 — MGSRNSSSAGSGSGDPSEGLPRRGAGLRRSEEEEEEDEDVDLAQVLAYLLRRGQVRLVQGGGAANLQFIQALLDSEEENDRAWDGRLGDRYNPPVDATPDTRELECNEIKTQVELATGQLGLRRAAQKHSFPGMLHQRERGLCHRGSFSLGEQSRVISHFLPNDLGFTDSYSQKAFCGIYSKDGQIFMSACQDQTIRLYDCRYGRFRKFKSIKARDVGWSVLDVAFTPDGNHFLYSSWSDYIHICNIYGEGDTHTALDLRPDERRFAVFSIAVSSDGREVLGGANDGCLYVFDREQNRRTLQIESHEDDVNAVAFADISSQILFSGGDDAICKVWDRRTMREDDPKPVGALAGHQDGITFIDSKGDARYLISNSKDQTIKLWDIRRFSSREGMEASRQAATQQNWDYRWQQVPKKGLTLHPCPAWRKLKLPGDSSLMTYRGHGVLHTLIRCRFSPIHSTGQQFIYSGCSTGKVVVYDLLSGHIVKKLTNHKACVRDVSWHPFEEKIVSSSWDGNLRLWQYRQAEYFQDDMPESEECASAPAPVPQSSTAFSSPQ, encoded by the exons ATGGGATCACGGAACAGCAGCAGTGCAGGATCCGGGTCCGGAGACCCCTCCGAGGGCTTGCCCCGAAGAGGGGCTGGCCTGCGTCGgagtgaggaagaggaagaagaggatgaaGATGTGGATCTGGCCCAGGTACTGGCCTATCTCCTCCGCAG AGGCCAAGTGAGGTTGGTGCAGGGAGGAGGTGCAGCAAATTTACAATTCATTCAGGCCCTCTTGGACTCAGAGGAAGAGAATGACAGAGCTTGGGATGGTCGTCTTGGGGATCGATACAACCCACCTG TGGATGCTACCCCTGACACCCGGGagctggaatgcaatgagatCAAGACACAAGTGGAACTGGCCACAGGGCAGCTGGGGCTTAGGCGGGCCGCCCAGAAGCACAGCTTTCCTGGAATGTTGCACCAG AGAGAACGGGGCCTCTGCCACCGGGGAAGCTTCTCCCTTGGAGAACAGTCTCGAGTGATATCTCA cTTCTTGCCCAATGATCTGGGCTTCACTGATAGCTACTCTCAGAAGGCTTTCTGTGGCATCTACAGCAAAGATGGTCAAATATTCATGTCTGCTTGCCAAG ACCAGACAATCCGACTGTATGACTGCCGGTATGGCCGTTTCCGTAAATTCAAGAGCATCAAGGCCCGCGATGTAGGCTGGAGCGTCTTGGATGTGGCCTTCACCCCTGATGGGAACCACTTCCTCTACTCCAGCTGGTCTGATTACA TTCATATCTGCAATATCTATGGTGAGGGAGATACACACACTGCCCTGGATCTCAG GCCAGATGAGCGTCGCTTTGCTGTCTTCTCCATTGCTGTCTCCTCAGATGGACGAGAAGTACTAGGAGG GGCCAATGATGGCTGCCTATATGTCTTTGACCGAGAACAGAACCGGCGCACCCTTCAG ATTGAGTCCCATGAGGATGATGTGAATGCAGTGGCCTTTGCTGATATAAGCTCCCAAATCCTGTTCTCTGGGGGAGACGATGCCATCTGCAAAGTGTGGGATCGACGCACCATGCGGGAGGATGACCCCAAGCCTGTGGGTGCACTGGCTGGACACCAAGATGGCATCACCTTCATTGACAGCAAG GGTGATGCCCGGTATCTGATCTCCAACTCTAAAGACCAGACCATCAAACTCTGGGATATCCGACGCTTTTCCAGCCGGGAAGGCATGGAAGCCTCACGCCAGGCTGCCACACAGCAAAACTGGGACTATCGCTGGCAGCAAGTGCCCAAAAAAG GGCTTACTCTGCATCCCTGCCCAGCCTGGCGGAAGCTGAAGCTCCCAGGGGACAGCTCCTTGATGACCTACCGGGGCCACGGAGTGCTGCACACCCTCATCCGCTGCCGGTTCTCCCCCATTCATAGCACCGGCCAGCAGTTCATCTACAGTGGCTGCTCCACTGGCAAAGTGGTTG TGTACGACCTTCTAAGTGGCCACATTGTGAAGAAGCTGACCAACCACAAGGCCTGTGTGCGTGACGTCAGTTGGCACCCCTTTGAAGAGAAGATTGTCAGCAGTTCG TGGGACGGGAACCTGCGTCTGTGGCAGTACCGCCAGGCTGAGTACTTCCAGGATGACATGCCAGAATCTGAGGAATGTGCCAGCGCCCCTGCCCCAGTGCCCCAATCCTCTACAGCCTTTTCCTCACCCCAGTAG